The sequence below is a genomic window from Oceanivirga salmonicida.
ATCTGATATGGATTTATAATTAAAGTACTTAATAAGGCTATGTAAAAAGATTTTTTGCTATTAACTTTTTCATTTAGAATTTTTGATAAACTAAGTATAATTATTAATATATATATGCCCTTGTAATTGATGGTATAAACCCTATTATAAATCCATATCAGATATTAAATATTTCATATATTTTAACATATTTAGTAACTTACACTATCATTTGCACCAAACAGTATAATATAATAATAAAAAATATAATAATAGAACTTGTATGTCTGCCACTAATTTTTTATGTGTTTGGAAGTGTAAATTTAGCAATGTTTTTAATAAATTTAATATTTATACCGATATTTACTGTTTTTATTTATTTAAGTCTTTTAACAATAATATTTAGAATAGAAATTTTAAAAATTTTAACTAGTGAATATTTAGATTTAATAAGAATACTAATGAAAAATTTATCAAATATAGAAATATTTACATTAAAATATACTAAATTTAATTTTTCTCTAATTATAATTATTTATCTCCTTATTTTTTCTTTATTTTTAGTATCTAAAAGAGATGATGAGAAAGTTTACATAAAATTTTTAACAATTGCCCAAAAAAAATGCACTCTTTTTTTGACTAATTTAAAAAACAAGTTAAAATAGTAGTAATAAAAACTTTGGAGGGAAGATATGAGAGTATACGACATTAAAAGCATTAGAAATATTGCCATATTGGGTGATACAGGAGCAGGTAAAAGTAATTTTCTAGAATCACTAGAATATACAGTAGGTTTGACAAATAAGATATCAAATCCTAGTGATGAATTTAAAATGACAAATTCAGTAACTTTGAATGCTATTGAATATCAAAATATGAAATATAATTTTTTAGATGTTCCAGGTTATGGAGATTTTTCTGGGGAATTAGAATCAGGACTTGCAGCTGCGGCAGCTGCAGTAATAATTGTTGATTCTACAACAGATTTATCAGTTGGAACTAGAATTAGTATGGAAATTGCAGATTCTAGAAAATTACCAAGGGTAATATTTATCAATAAAATAGATAGTGATAAAGCAAATTATGAAAAAGTTTTAATGCAATTAAAAGATTGTTTTGGTAAAAGAATAGCACCTTTCCATTTACCATGGGGAAAAGCTGAAACTTTTAAAGGTCATATTAATGTAGTTGATTTATATGCAAGAGAATATAATGGTAAAGAATGTGTAAATGCTAAAATGCCAGATGGTATTGACGTTAGTGAAATTAGAAATATGTTATTTGAAGCAGTTGCAGAAACATCAGAAGAACTTATGGAAAAATATTTTTCAGGCGAAGAGTTTACAACAGAAGAATTACATCATGGTTTGAGAAAAGGTGTATTAGATGGTAGTTTAGTTCCAGTAATTTGTGGTTCAAGTTTAAAAAATATAGGTTTACATACTACATTTGATATAATAAGAGAATATATGCCATCTCCAAAAGATAATGTAAAAATACATAGTGAAGTTAAAGATTTTACAGCACAAGTATTCAAAACAGTTATTGATCCATTTTTAGGTAAATTATCATATTGTAAAGTAGTATCAGGCGAAATAAAACCTGAAACAGAAGTATATAATATAAATAGAAATGAAAAAGAAAGAATTGGTAAAATTTATACTTGGGAGCATGAAACATTAATAGAATTACAAAAAGCAGTTGTAGGAGATATAGTTGTATTTTCTAAATTAGAATATACTAAAAATTCAGATACTTTAAGTTTAAATCCAAAAACTAGTGAAATTCCAACTATTAATTTCCCTAAAGAACAAATGATGGTTGCTATTGAAGCAGTAAATAGGGGTGATGAAGAAAAAATTTCTAATGCACTTCATAAATTAAAAGATGAAGA
It includes:
- a CDS encoding ComEC/Rec2 family competence protein; the protein is MNPYQILNISYILTYLVTYTIICTKQYNIIIKNIIIELVCLPLIFYVFGSVNLAMFLINLIFIPIFTVFIYLSLLTIIFRIEILKILTSEYLDLIRILMKNLSNIEIFTLKYTKFNFSLIIIIYLLIFSLFLVSKRDDEKVYIKFLTIAQKKCTLFLTNLKNKLK
- a CDS encoding elongation factor G, whose product is MRVYDIKSIRNIAILGDTGAGKSNFLESLEYTVGLTNKISNPSDEFKMTNSVTLNAIEYQNMKYNFLDVPGYGDFSGELESGLAAAAAAVIIVDSTTDLSVGTRISMEIADSRKLPRVIFINKIDSDKANYEKVLMQLKDCFGKRIAPFHLPWGKAETFKGHINVVDLYAREYNGKECVNAKMPDGIDVSEIRNMLFEAVAETSEELMEKYFSGEEFTTEELHHGLRKGVLDGSLVPVICGSSLKNIGLHTTFDIIREYMPSPKDNVKIHSEVKDFTAQVFKTVIDPFLGKLSYCKVVSGEIKPETEVYNINRNEKERIGKIYTWEHETLIELQKAVVGDIVVFSKLEYTKNSDTLSLNPKTSEIPTINFPKEQMMVAIEAVNRGDEEKISNALHKLKDEDSSFYWRRDTETGQTVLGVQGEIHAQTMIRKLEKKYGVKVVTTELKVPYKETIKATSDVQGKHKKQSGGHGQYGDVKIKFSHSDEHFVFEEKIVGGVVPKSYIPAVEKGLIEAMKEGVLAGYPVTGINALLYDGSYHDVDSSEMAFKIAAGIAFKKGMKEAKPVLLEPIMELQIIVPEEYVGDIMGDISKKRGKVLGMEIQNKNQLITAHAPMAETFKYINDLKSMTQGRGKFEMKLISYEEVPEEIAVKIIENANKE